Proteins found in one Arthrobacter sp. U41 genomic segment:
- a CDS encoding DUF1737 domain-containing protein, giving the protein MPDASAPAVPGTAPAPSPALHGSAEEKLAYRLFTGPDDRAFCERVSAALADGYVLHGSPAATFNGGSVIVAQAVVLPAAIASADAAVANAVDDLEFDGEGHA; this is encoded by the coding sequence ATGCCTGACGCGTCCGCCCCCGCTGTCCCCGGTACAGCACCAGCCCCGTCCCCCGCACTCCACGGGTCCGCCGAGGAGAAACTGGCGTACCGCCTGTTCACCGGCCCCGATGACCGCGCCTTCTGCGAGCGCGTCTCGGCCGCCCTGGCCGACGGCTACGTGCTGCACGGCAGCCCGGCAGCCACATTCAACGGCGGCAGCGTCATCGTGGCCCAGGCCGTCGTGCTGCCGGCGGCAATCGCCAGCGCCGACGCCGCCGTCGCCAACGCCGTGGATGATCTTGAGTTCGACGGCGAGGGCCACGCGTGA
- a CDS encoding chorismate-binding protein produces the protein MSPAPVIIAIDGRSGAGKTTLAIELAARLREHHKVSLFHLEDIYPGWNGLAAGIERYVSTVLAPLHRGAPAEWVSWDWKAHYDGDVRTTQPAEIVLVEGVGAAAEAARPFLSAVIWVDSPEQDRRTRALARDGDSYEPYWDQWAAQEKEWLAGDDVPAQAGVRVLNLADGAAPADVLQALQYLPALSPVLLPELAARRGLELRAERIEAAPDPARLFESLFGHSANAVWLDSSLPPEGDAAERSRFSILADDGGPFGQSVRHSSGKTQVSVGNALVRTEGPFFRWLDGVWGRRALRGPEGYPCEFTLGWLGYLGYELKRETGGSDVTAETPDACLLFAGRAVVLDHVERAVWLLALDSADAGDWLETARAAVEASTGHPGAGGGAVEPSAPGHAPLDFAARDSEVSYKSKITEAQYEITEGNTYEVCLTTALTAELPAAALDPREAYLALRRRNPAPFASYLRFGELTVASTSPERFLRIAADGGMRAEPIKGTRHRDADPARDALLRQELESSPKDRAENIMIVDLLRNDLSHFAVPGSVSVSRLCAIESYATVHQMVSTIDARLRPGMPRAEAVAACFPAGSMTGAPKVSTMAILDRLEGAPRGVYSGAIGYFSLNGATDLAVAIRTLVRTEQAGGRAGLSLGVGGAITADSSPQEEYEEIRTKAFGVLSALGAEFPAG, from the coding sequence ATGAGCCCCGCACCCGTTATCATCGCCATCGACGGACGGTCCGGAGCAGGCAAGACCACCCTGGCGATCGAACTGGCGGCCCGGCTCCGCGAGCACCACAAGGTTTCCCTCTTCCATCTTGAGGACATCTACCCCGGCTGGAACGGACTCGCCGCCGGCATCGAACGCTACGTCTCAACGGTTCTGGCCCCGCTGCACCGCGGTGCGCCGGCCGAGTGGGTCAGCTGGGACTGGAAGGCGCACTACGACGGCGACGTCCGCACCACCCAGCCCGCCGAAATCGTCCTTGTGGAGGGCGTGGGCGCCGCCGCGGAGGCCGCACGCCCCTTCCTTTCCGCGGTGATCTGGGTCGATTCGCCCGAACAGGACCGGCGCACCAGGGCCCTGGCCCGCGACGGCGACAGCTACGAACCCTACTGGGACCAGTGGGCCGCCCAGGAGAAGGAGTGGCTGGCCGGGGACGACGTTCCCGCCCAGGCTGGTGTCAGGGTGCTGAACCTTGCCGACGGCGCCGCTCCGGCGGACGTGCTGCAGGCACTCCAGTACCTGCCGGCGCTGTCCCCGGTGCTGCTGCCGGAGCTGGCCGCCCGCCGTGGCCTCGAGCTCCGCGCCGAACGGATCGAGGCCGCGCCGGACCCTGCCCGGCTGTTCGAGTCCCTCTTCGGCCACTCGGCCAACGCCGTTTGGCTCGATTCCTCCCTGCCGCCGGAAGGCGACGCGGCGGAACGGAGCCGCTTCAGCATCCTGGCGGACGACGGCGGCCCGTTCGGCCAGTCGGTCCGGCACAGTTCGGGCAAAACCCAGGTGAGCGTAGGCAACGCCCTGGTCCGGACCGAAGGGCCGTTCTTCCGCTGGCTGGACGGAGTCTGGGGCCGCCGCGCCCTCCGCGGCCCCGAGGGCTACCCCTGCGAGTTCACGCTGGGCTGGCTCGGCTACCTCGGCTACGAACTCAAACGTGAGACCGGCGGCAGCGACGTCACGGCCGAAACCCCGGACGCCTGCCTGCTGTTCGCCGGCCGGGCCGTGGTGCTGGACCATGTGGAGCGCGCGGTCTGGCTGCTGGCCCTGGACAGCGCGGACGCCGGGGACTGGCTGGAGACGGCCCGCGCCGCCGTCGAGGCATCAACCGGACACCCCGGGGCGGGCGGCGGCGCCGTCGAACCATCCGCCCCCGGCCACGCCCCCCTGGACTTTGCCGCGCGGGACTCGGAAGTCTCCTACAAGTCCAAAATCACCGAGGCCCAGTACGAGATCACCGAGGGCAACACCTACGAGGTCTGCCTGACCACCGCACTGACCGCAGAGCTTCCCGCCGCCGCCCTGGACCCGCGGGAGGCCTACCTGGCACTGCGCCGGCGGAATCCCGCCCCGTTCGCCAGCTACCTGCGGTTCGGGGAGCTCACCGTGGCGAGCACCTCGCCGGAGCGTTTCCTGCGGATCGCGGCCGACGGCGGGATGCGCGCCGAGCCGATCAAGGGCACCCGGCACCGGGACGCCGATCCCGCCCGGGACGCGCTGCTGCGGCAGGAGCTCGAATCCTCGCCGAAGGACCGCGCCGAGAACATCATGATCGTGGACCTGCTGCGCAACGACCTGAGTCACTTCGCCGTGCCCGGCTCGGTGTCGGTCAGCCGGCTCTGCGCGATCGAAAGCTACGCCACGGTGCACCAGATGGTGAGCACCATCGATGCCCGGCTCAGGCCCGGGATGCCCCGGGCCGAGGCCGTCGCGGCCTGTTTCCCTGCCGGGTCCATGACCGGCGCCCCGAAGGTCAGCACCATGGCCATCCTGGACCGGCTGGAGGGCGCGCCCCGGGGTGTGTACTCCGGCGCGATCGGCTATTTCTCGCTCAATGGCGCGACCGACCTGGCCGTCGCGATCCGGACCCTCGTCCGCACCGAGCAGGCCGGCGGCCGCGCGGGACTCAGCCTCGGCGTTGGCGGCGCGATTACAGCGGATTCCTCCCCGCAGGAGGAGTACGAGGAAATCCGGACCAAGGCCTTCGGGGTCCTGTCGGCGCTCGGCGCGGAGTTCCCCGCCGGCTGA
- a CDS encoding energy-coupling factor transporter transmembrane component T family protein, with product MRQELTLRGNHALLTRANPLAKFAAVMLITMVLALSIDWVSASVALAFELALLPLAGLTLVLLWQRGWPLILAATLGGWSTTILAPDSGSILLDARIWSISEGSLELGLGFMVRGLAIALPAVLLMSCTDPTDLADALAQKAKLPHRFVLGTLAAMRLVGLMAEEWQTIGMARRARGVGSHGNPLQRLRATLGQSFGLLVQAVRRASRLAVTMEARGFGGAQRTWARKSSYSGLDAWVFLGGLLIAGAAVASALAAGTWNMVFLARQ from the coding sequence ATGAGGCAGGAACTGACCTTGCGCGGCAACCATGCCCTGCTGACCCGGGCCAACCCGCTGGCGAAGTTCGCCGCCGTTATGCTCATCACGATGGTCCTGGCGCTGTCCATTGACTGGGTGTCCGCCTCGGTGGCGCTCGCCTTCGAACTGGCGCTCCTGCCGCTGGCCGGACTGACCCTGGTGTTGCTCTGGCAGCGCGGCTGGCCGTTGATCCTGGCCGCGACGCTGGGCGGGTGGAGTACCACGATCCTCGCACCCGACAGCGGGAGCATCCTGCTGGACGCCCGGATCTGGTCCATCAGCGAGGGTTCCCTCGAACTCGGGCTGGGCTTTATGGTCCGCGGCCTGGCCATCGCGCTGCCGGCCGTGCTGCTGATGAGCTGCACCGACCCCACGGACCTGGCGGACGCCCTGGCGCAGAAGGCGAAACTCCCGCACCGCTTCGTCCTCGGGACGCTGGCCGCGATGCGGCTCGTGGGACTGATGGCCGAGGAATGGCAGACGATCGGGATGGCACGGCGCGCCCGAGGCGTGGGCTCGCACGGGAACCCGCTGCAACGGCTTCGCGCCACCCTGGGGCAGAGCTTTGGGCTGCTGGTGCAGGCCGTCCGGCGAGCCTCCCGGCTCGCGGTCACCATGGAGGCCCGGGGCTTCGGCGGCGCACAACGCACCTGGGCCCGGAAATCCTCCTACAGCGGCCTGGACGCCTGGGTGTTCCTGGGCGGGCTGCTGATTGCCGGCGCCGCCGTGGCTTCCGCTCTGGCCGCAGGGACCTGGAACATGGTCTTCCTCGCACGGCAGTAG
- a CDS encoding glutamate--cysteine ligase 2 translates to MRTFGVEEELLIVDPETGMLLALADVMIPSLVPSGQAADPADPAWQQVHEDSDFSFELKLEQIETQTRPCLDYTELLRQLRQGRALADRAARVHGGRVAALATSPHGSATHLTPKQRYVTMQRRFGLTVRNQLTCGLHVHTFVESPEEGVAVMDRIRDKLAVLIALSANSPYWNGAETGFESYRTQAWNRWPGSGPTMIFGSLPVYRRVVTRLVESGVLMDEGMIYFDSRLCRHHPTVEVRVADVCLRAEDAAVIAVLVRALVESASREWNDGIDPAPVPTLLLRMAAWQASNCGLRGQLLDFGTFTPAPAADVVQALVDFLAPVLEEQGELDLVREGVGRILAEGTGSQLQRAPFRSGGLAAVVEHAVEVTMRGAAIGDPADEGSSLGRVRRG, encoded by the coding sequence ATGCGGACCTTCGGCGTGGAGGAAGAACTGCTCATTGTGGATCCCGAGACCGGGATGCTGCTTGCCCTCGCCGATGTCATGATCCCCAGCCTGGTCCCGTCCGGGCAGGCCGCCGATCCGGCCGACCCGGCCTGGCAGCAGGTCCATGAGGACTCCGACTTCAGCTTCGAGCTCAAGCTCGAACAGATTGAAACCCAGACGCGGCCGTGCCTGGACTACACCGAACTGCTCCGCCAGCTCCGGCAGGGCCGGGCCCTCGCCGACCGCGCCGCCCGGGTGCATGGCGGCCGGGTCGCCGCCCTCGCCACCTCGCCGCACGGCTCCGCCACGCACCTGACGCCGAAGCAGCGCTATGTGACCATGCAGCGGCGCTTCGGGCTCACGGTCCGGAACCAGCTGACCTGCGGGCTCCACGTCCACACGTTCGTGGAGTCCCCGGAGGAGGGCGTGGCGGTGATGGACCGGATCCGGGACAAGCTCGCCGTGCTGATCGCCCTCAGCGCGAACTCCCCCTACTGGAACGGCGCGGAGACAGGGTTCGAAAGCTACCGTACGCAGGCGTGGAACCGCTGGCCTGGCTCGGGTCCGACGATGATCTTCGGCAGCCTTCCGGTGTACCGGAGGGTAGTGACCCGGCTGGTGGAAAGCGGCGTCCTGATGGACGAGGGGATGATCTATTTCGACTCGCGGCTGTGCCGGCATCATCCCACCGTGGAGGTGCGGGTCGCCGATGTCTGCCTGCGGGCCGAGGACGCGGCGGTGATCGCCGTGCTGGTGCGGGCGCTGGTGGAGTCGGCGTCCCGGGAATGGAACGACGGCATCGATCCCGCCCCGGTGCCGACGCTGCTGCTGCGGATGGCAGCCTGGCAGGCCAGCAACTGCGGGCTGCGCGGGCAGCTGCTGGACTTCGGAACCTTTACCCCAGCCCCGGCCGCGGACGTGGTCCAGGCGCTGGTGGACTTCCTGGCCCCCGTGCTGGAGGAACAGGGTGAGCTGGACCTGGTGCGTGAGGGCGTCGGCCGGATCCTGGCGGAGGGCACCGGTTCGCAGCTGCAACGGGCACCGTTCCGGTCCGGCGGGCTGGCCGCCGTCGTCGAACACGCCGTCGAAGTGACCATGCGGGGAGCCGCCATCGGGGACCCTGCCGACGAGGGCTCGTCCCTGGGCCGGGTCCGCCGGGGCTGA
- the cls gene encoding cardiolipin synthase, with product MLWPFSLAETLPSWVILILTVVDLAIRVLALGIIPGNRRPTTAMAWLLIIFFVPAVGLVLFLLFGNFRLSRKRRSQQDAVNARVRAGASELAMLESSYEGPEWVSSAAELNKTLGSLPMVDGNHVELLPGYPDSIKAMAAAVREAESFVNAEFYIMSSDHITDDLLTAMEEAAERGVEVRLLFDHLGTLRIKGYRRLIARLKASKIRWRPMLPLNPLQGQWRRPDLRNHRKIMVIDGEVAFTGSQNLIEPSYNNPRHRKVGREWVELMACLRGPIVTTLNVVFATDWLSETDESLEGQLAHRPELHAGNITAQVVPSGPGFITENNLRLFNTLIYSAQRKISICSPYFVPDDSLLYAVTTAAQRGVDVELFVSEKGDQFLVHHAQQSYYEALLEAGVRIYLYQAPFVLHAKHFTIDNDVAVLGSSNMDMRSFSLNLEVSVMLLGEDIVRRISAVEDAYRAISKELILEDWMKRPMGVKYVDNVARLTATLQ from the coding sequence GTGCTGTGGCCATTTTCCCTGGCGGAAACACTTCCGTCCTGGGTGATCCTGATTCTGACTGTGGTTGACCTCGCCATCCGGGTGCTGGCCCTCGGTATCATCCCCGGAAACCGCCGTCCCACCACGGCCATGGCCTGGCTGTTGATCATCTTCTTTGTTCCGGCCGTGGGCCTGGTCCTCTTCCTGCTCTTCGGCAATTTCCGGCTCTCCCGCAAGCGCCGGTCGCAGCAGGATGCGGTGAACGCCCGGGTGCGCGCCGGCGCCTCGGAACTGGCGATGCTGGAAAGCAGCTACGAGGGCCCGGAATGGGTGTCCTCCGCGGCGGAACTGAACAAGACCCTGGGCTCCCTTCCCATGGTGGACGGCAACCACGTGGAGCTCCTGCCCGGTTACCCGGACTCGATCAAGGCCATGGCGGCCGCCGTCCGTGAAGCTGAATCCTTCGTCAACGCGGAGTTCTACATCATGAGCTCGGACCACATCACGGACGATCTGCTGACCGCGATGGAGGAAGCCGCAGAGCGCGGCGTCGAAGTCCGCCTGCTGTTCGACCACCTGGGGACGCTGCGCATCAAGGGCTACCGCAGGCTCATTGCCCGGCTCAAGGCCAGCAAGATCCGCTGGCGGCCCATGTTGCCGCTGAACCCGCTGCAGGGGCAGTGGCGCCGGCCGGACCTGCGCAACCACCGCAAGATCATGGTGATCGACGGCGAGGTCGCCTTCACCGGTTCGCAGAACCTGATCGAGCCCTCCTACAACAACCCGCGTCACCGCAAAGTGGGCCGCGAATGGGTCGAGCTGATGGCGTGCCTGCGCGGGCCGATCGTCACCACGCTCAACGTCGTCTTCGCCACCGACTGGCTCAGCGAAACCGACGAGTCCCTGGAAGGCCAGCTCGCGCACCGGCCCGAACTGCACGCCGGCAACATCACGGCGCAGGTGGTGCCCAGCGGCCCCGGCTTCATCACCGAAAACAACCTGCGGCTCTTCAACACGCTGATCTACTCGGCGCAGCGCAAAATCTCGATCTGCAGCCCCTACTTCGTCCCGGATGATTCCCTGCTGTATGCGGTGACGACGGCGGCGCAGCGCGGCGTGGACGTCGAACTCTTCGTCTCGGAAAAGGGCGACCAGTTCCTGGTCCACCACGCCCAGCAGTCCTACTACGAGGCGCTGCTGGAGGCCGGGGTGCGGATCTACCTGTACCAGGCGCCGTTTGTGCTGCACGCCAAGCACTTCACCATTGACAACGACGTGGCCGTGCTGGGCTCCAGCAACATGGACATGCGCTCCTTCTCGCTGAACCTGGAAGTCTCGGTGATGCTCCTGGGCGAGGACATCGTGCGGCGCATCAGCGCTGTTGAGGATGCCTACCGGGCGATCTCGAAGGAACTGATCCTTGAGGACTGGATGAAGCGGCCGATGGGCGTCAAATACGTCGACAACGTGGCACGGCTGACGGCCACTCTGCAGTAG
- a CDS encoding rhodanese-like domain-containing protein, translating into MSYAGDLTPQQAWAKLEDGAILVDVRTEGEWAHIGTPDTAPAGGKRNDPLFIQWNLAGGIPNSQFVAQLKQQAAGAEGNELVFLCRSGARSIAAAVAATEAGYTSYNVLEGFEGEPDRDGERTVNGWKNRGLPTQSGKH; encoded by the coding sequence GTGAGCTACGCCGGGGACCTCACCCCGCAGCAGGCCTGGGCCAAGCTCGAGGACGGCGCCATCCTGGTGGACGTCCGCACCGAGGGCGAATGGGCCCACATCGGCACCCCGGACACCGCCCCCGCAGGCGGGAAACGGAACGATCCGCTCTTCATCCAGTGGAATCTTGCCGGAGGCATCCCCAATTCGCAGTTCGTTGCGCAGCTGAAACAGCAGGCCGCCGGCGCCGAAGGCAACGAGCTGGTGTTCCTGTGCCGTTCGGGTGCCCGTTCCATCGCCGCTGCGGTCGCCGCGACGGAGGCCGGCTACACCTCCTATAACGTCCTCGAAGGTTTCGAAGGCGAACCGGACCGCGACGGCGAGCGCACTGTCAACGGCTGGAAGAACCGCGGCCTTCCCACCCAGTCCGGAAAGCACTAA
- a CDS encoding O-succinylhomoserine sulfhydrylase codes for MSFNPDAAGWSADTQAVRGGLDRTAFQETSEPIFLNSGFVYESAAAAERAFTGEDERFVYSRYGNPSVATFQERLRLLEGTEACFATASGMSAVFTALGALLAAGDRVVAARSLFGSCFVILNEILPRWGVETVFVDGPDLEQWRSALSEPTTAVFFESPSNPMQEIVDIAAVSELAHAAGATVVVDNVFATPLLQRCGDFGADVIVYSGTKHIDGQGRVLGGAILGTKEFIGGPVKQLMRHTGPALSAFNAWVLTKGLETMALRVNHSSASALRLAGWLEEQPAVSWVKYPLLPSHPQFELAARQMKAGGTVLTFELSPSAGRSAKEAAFALLDALRIIDISNNLGDSKSLVTHPATTTHRAMGPEGRAAIGLSDGVVRLSVGLEDVEDLIRDLGQALKQV; via the coding sequence GTGAGCTTCAACCCTGACGCCGCCGGCTGGAGCGCCGACACCCAGGCTGTCCGCGGCGGACTCGACCGCACCGCTTTCCAGGAAACGTCCGAGCCGATCTTCCTGAACTCCGGCTTCGTCTACGAATCCGCGGCCGCCGCGGAGCGGGCGTTCACCGGCGAGGACGAGCGCTTCGTGTACTCCCGCTACGGCAACCCCTCGGTGGCCACCTTCCAGGAACGGCTCCGGCTGCTCGAAGGCACCGAGGCATGTTTCGCCACCGCCTCGGGGATGTCCGCGGTCTTCACCGCCCTCGGCGCCCTGCTGGCCGCCGGCGACCGTGTGGTCGCGGCCCGTTCACTGTTCGGCTCCTGCTTCGTGATCCTCAACGAAATCCTTCCCCGCTGGGGTGTGGAGACGGTCTTCGTGGACGGCCCGGACCTGGAGCAGTGGCGGTCGGCGCTCTCGGAACCCACGACGGCGGTCTTCTTCGAGTCGCCGTCGAACCCGATGCAGGAAATCGTGGACATCGCGGCCGTGAGCGAACTGGCGCACGCCGCCGGGGCGACGGTCGTCGTCGACAATGTCTTTGCCACTCCCCTGCTGCAGCGCTGCGGGGACTTCGGTGCGGATGTGATCGTGTATTCCGGGACGAAGCACATCGACGGCCAGGGCCGGGTGCTTGGCGGCGCGATCCTGGGCACGAAGGAGTTCATCGGGGGCCCGGTCAAGCAGCTGATGCGCCACACCGGCCCGGCGCTCTCGGCCTTCAACGCGTGGGTGCTGACCAAGGGGCTGGAGACGATGGCCCTGCGGGTGAACCATTCCTCCGCCTCCGCGCTGCGGCTGGCCGGATGGCTTGAGGAGCAGCCCGCTGTCAGCTGGGTCAAGTACCCGCTGCTGCCGTCCCATCCGCAGTTCGAACTGGCCGCGCGGCAGATGAAGGCCGGCGGCACGGTGCTGACCTTCGAGCTCTCCCCGTCGGCCGGGCGTTCGGCGAAGGAAGCGGCCTTCGCGCTGCTGGATGCGCTGCGGATCATCGACATCTCCAACAACCTGGGCGATTCGAAGTCCCTCGTCACCCACCCCGCGACCACGACCCACCGCGCCATGGGGCCCGAGGGGCGCGCGGCGATCGGGCTCAGTGACGGCGTGGTGCGCCTCTCCGTGGGCCTTGAGGACGTCGAGGACCTGATCCGCGACCTCGGCCAGGCGCTCAAGCAGGTCTAG
- a CDS encoding aminodeoxychorismate lyase, producing the protein MTSPALPAPVPVLVFLDPAFDDGRLADATKPQLMATDQGATRGDGVFESLLAVGGQPRKLQAHLDRLAGSARLLELDIPAEGAWRRAIATAISEYRRQHAPSAAAVNDDELVVKLLVTRGVEGAAGPTCWVQASAPGPTGRRQRETGVDVILLDRGYDSDVGERAPWLLMGAKTLSYAVNMAALRYAHRQGADDVIFTSADGRVLEGPTSTVLLAHLETSDDGAGGVRTVRRLITPQLDSGILPGTSQGALFTAAKAAGWELGYGPLEPHDLYDADAVWLISSIRLLAPVNHIDGKEIGTPELRRQLTAELNALYATIE; encoded by the coding sequence ATGACTTCTCCTGCCCTTCCCGCCCCCGTCCCGGTGCTGGTCTTCCTGGATCCCGCCTTCGACGACGGCCGGCTGGCCGATGCGACCAAGCCGCAGCTGATGGCGACGGACCAGGGCGCCACCCGCGGCGACGGCGTCTTCGAGTCGCTGCTGGCAGTGGGCGGCCAGCCCCGCAAGCTCCAGGCACACCTGGACCGGCTGGCCGGGTCCGCCCGGCTGCTGGAGCTCGACATCCCCGCGGAGGGCGCCTGGCGCCGGGCCATCGCAACGGCGATCAGCGAATACCGGCGCCAGCATGCGCCCAGCGCCGCGGCCGTCAACGACGACGAACTGGTGGTCAAGCTCCTCGTGACCCGCGGCGTCGAGGGGGCGGCCGGGCCCACCTGCTGGGTCCAGGCCTCCGCCCCCGGCCCCACCGGGAGACGCCAGCGCGAGACCGGCGTCGACGTCATCCTGCTGGACCGCGGCTATGACAGCGATGTCGGGGAACGGGCCCCGTGGCTGCTGATGGGCGCCAAGACCCTCTCCTACGCCGTCAACATGGCGGCCCTGCGCTACGCGCACCGCCAGGGCGCGGACGACGTCATCTTCACCTCCGCGGACGGCCGGGTCCTGGAGGGTCCGACGTCGACCGTTCTGCTCGCGCACCTGGAAACCTCCGACGACGGGGCCGGCGGGGTCCGCACCGTCCGCCGGCTCATCACGCCCCAGCTCGACAGCGGGATCCTCCCCGGCACCTCGCAGGGAGCCCTGTTCACTGCGGCCAAGGCCGCCGGCTGGGAGCTGGGCTACGGCCCGCTGGAACCCCATGACCTGTACGACGCCGACGCCGTGTGGCTGATCTCCAGCATCCGGCTGCTGGCGCCCGTCAACCACATCGACGGCAAGGAAATCGGCACGCCGGAGCTGCGCCGGCAACTCACGGCGGAACTGAACGCGCTCTACGCCACCATCGAGTAG
- a CDS encoding UDP-N-acetylglucosamine 1-carboxyvinyltransferase, with protein MTQETAEHVGALLREARGQKGWTQGQLAAELGTSQSAIARMEQGKQNLSLKMIQRLESIFGRSIVKVGRPAMTHLRVEGGRTLSGSVDVNSSKNAGVALLCASLINRGTTTLRRLARIEEVNRIVEVLTSIGVECTWLNATDLQIRRPAALDLDSMDVEAARRTRSVIMLLGPLLDEAGEYRLPYAGGCDLGTRTVQPHMQALRQFGLSVDANSGFYAVQAPPADGRDRSFVLSERGDTVTENAIMAAAHRSGTTTIRNASPNYMVQDLCFYLQMLGVEIQGVGTTTLKITGRPSVDADIEYFPSEDPIEAMSLITAGIVTNSEVTIRRVPIEFMEIELATLEQMGQRLEVSGEYLARNGRTRLVDVTTKPSELRAPEDKIHPMPFPGLNIDNLPFFAVIAANAHGQTMIHDWVYDNRAIYLTELNKLGAQVQLLDPHRIYVNGPTRWRAAEVGCPPALRPAACLLLAMLAARGVSELRNIYVIERGYEDLAERLNTIGAKIEYFQD; from the coding sequence ATGACTCAAGAGACCGCTGAACATGTTGGCGCCCTGCTCCGCGAGGCCCGCGGCCAGAAGGGCTGGACCCAGGGGCAGCTCGCTGCCGAGCTGGGCACCAGCCAGAGCGCCATCGCCCGGATGGAACAGGGCAAGCAGAACCTCAGCCTGAAAATGATCCAGCGGCTTGAATCCATTTTCGGCCGGAGCATCGTTAAGGTGGGGCGGCCGGCCATGACGCACCTCCGGGTGGAGGGCGGCCGCACCCTGTCCGGCTCCGTCGACGTCAACAGCAGCAAGAACGCCGGGGTCGCCCTGCTGTGCGCCAGCCTGATCAACCGCGGCACCACGACCCTGCGCAGGCTGGCCCGGATCGAAGAGGTCAACCGGATCGTCGAGGTGCTGACCAGCATCGGCGTCGAGTGCACCTGGCTCAACGCCACCGATCTGCAGATCCGCCGGCCCGCCGCCCTGGACCTCGACTCGATGGACGTTGAGGCCGCCCGCCGGACCCGCAGTGTCATCATGCTGCTGGGCCCGCTCCTGGACGAAGCCGGTGAATACCGGTTGCCCTACGCGGGCGGCTGCGACCTTGGCACCCGCACCGTGCAGCCGCACATGCAGGCGCTGCGCCAGTTCGGCCTCAGCGTCGACGCCAATTCCGGTTTCTACGCCGTGCAGGCGCCTCCGGCGGACGGGCGCGACCGCTCCTTTGTGCTCAGCGAACGCGGCGACACCGTCACCGAAAACGCCATCATGGCCGCCGCCCACCGCAGCGGCACCACGACCATCCGCAATGCCAGCCCCAACTACATGGTGCAGGACCTGTGCTTCTACCTGCAGATGCTCGGCGTCGAGATCCAGGGTGTGGGCACCACGACGCTGAAGATCACCGGCCGGCCCTCGGTCGACGCCGACATCGAGTACTTCCCCTCCGAAGACCCGATCGAGGCGATGAGCCTGATCACCGCCGGGATCGTCACGAACTCGGAAGTCACCATCCGCCGCGTCCCGATCGAGTTCATGGAAATCGAGCTCGCGACGCTGGAACAGATGGGCCAGCGGCTCGAAGTGTCCGGCGAGTACCTGGCCCGCAACGGGCGCACCCGGCTGGTGGACGTCACCACCAAGCCCTCGGAGCTGCGCGCCCCGGAAGACAAGATCCACCCCATGCCCTTTCCCGGGCTGAACATCGACAACCTGCCGTTCTTCGCGGTGATCGCCGCGAATGCCCACGGCCAGACGATGATCCACGACTGGGTCTACGACAACCGCGCGATCTACCTGACCGAGCTGAACAAACTCGGCGCCCAGGTGCAGCTGCTGGACCCGCACCGGATCTACGTCAACGGGCCCACCAGGTGGCGCGCGGCCGAAGTCGGCTGCCCGCCGGCACTCCGCCCCGCGGCCTGCCTGCTGCTGGCGATGCTCGCGGCCCGGGGCGTCTCCGAACTGCGCAACATCTACGTGATCGAACGCGGCTACGAGGATCTGGCCGAGCGGCTCAACACTATCGGCGCGAAGATCGAGTATTTCCAAGACTGA